The genomic DNA CCGACGACGCGCTTGACCAGCCGCTTGCCGTCGCCGGGCGAGAACAGCACCACGATGTCGCCGCGGGCCGGGTCGCCCCACTGTGCGATCCGCCAGCCGGCGTACGGCACCTTGAGGTCGTAGGCGAGCTTGTTGACGACGATCCGGTCGCCCTCGAGGATGGTGGGCTTCATGGACCCGGTCGGGACGTCGTTCCAATCGGCGATCGCAGACCGGAAGGCGGTGATCACGAGCACCAGCACCGCCAGCGAGCGGACCCACTCCCGCCACAACCTGACCAGCCGTGCCTTTGTAGTGGCCGACATGCTTCGCCCCCTCAGCCGGAGGTTGTTACGAGCCGGCATTGAATGTGGTTGCACGCGGGGTGAGGCGCCCGAGAACGGGAACGGGGACGGATCCGGCTCCGTCCTTTGGACTGCGCCGTGACGAAAGCGGGCGCGGATCCGGCTCCGCCTCCGGCTCCGCCGTGACAAGAGCGGGCGGGCTGGGGCCCAACCCCAATTCCCTATCCCCCAGATCCCAGATCCTGGCCGGGTTGGGGGCGGGGGCTACTCCTTCTTCGGCTTCTTGCCGGGAGGCGCGTAGGGAAGCGGGAACGAGGTCACCGTGCCCTCCGACGAGGAGATCCGTCCCCGGCCCGCCTTGTCGACCTCGTCGACGCGAACCACGGAGTGCAGCGGGATGAAGATCCGGCGCACGCCCTCGAACTCGCTCTTGAGCCGCTCCTCCGAGGAGTCGATCAGGAGCTTCGAGCGCTCGCCGAACAGCAGCTCCTCCACCTCGACGAACCCGAACATGCCGCCCTGGGTGACGCGCCGGGCGTAGATCTCGTAGACCTCGCCCCGGTTGACGAAGGTGATCCGGTAGATGGTGGCGTCCGTCATGCACAGGCTCCAGCCCAGGCGGACCCGAGCCTAGCACAGCGGCCGCGCTCGGCCGTGGCGCGGCTCTCCGACCCGCGGCCCCGGCGCGGGGAGGTGTGCGGGGCGCTACCGATGGCCGTCGCCGGGCTGACCGCCGGTGTAGTGACGGATCGTGTCCGCCACCGCCCGCTGGCACACCCGGCAGAACGGCTGGACGCCGCGCCGGAACATCAGGCAGTCGAGCATCGGCCGGTAGAGACCGCTGGAGGCGTAGCCCGCGCCCTCGAAGGCGCCGACCTTGCCGGCGAACGGCTCGGCGGCCAGCGCCCGGCGCGCGGCCTCGGTGTGGTCGGTTGCCAGCCGCTCCTGCTCCTGCTCGAACCCTGCGACCACCCCCTCCGGGTCGCCGGCCTGGCTGGCCCGGGCAATCAGCTCGTTGAGCTCGGCGCGACGCTCCTCGTAGCGTTTGCTCGCGGCATCGAAGGCGCCCTTGTCCCAGGGCGTCGGGGTGGGGGTGCCGTCGTCGACCAGCTCCCGCCACTTGAGGCCGCCCGGGGACAGGAGGGCGGTGATGTTGCGCTCGGCGGGCTCGGTGCCCGGCGGGTAGAACTCGCTGTAGGCGACATCCGAGGTGTAGTACTCGTCGGCGAGCCCGGCGAAGGAGTGGCCGAGCTCGTGCAACAGCAGGTAGTCGCGCCACGAGCTGTGGGCGGTGAAGGTGCAGTAGGCGTTGTAGATCCCGCCGCCGCCGTAGCGGTCGTGGTTGACCATGACGATCAGCACGTCATAGGGGACGTTCGCCGCAACGTCGCGCAGCGCGCGGTTGTCCTCCGTGAGAAGGTAGCGCTCTGAGCCGAGGGAATCGAAGGTCGCGCCGACGGCGGTCGACCGGAATCGCCCCCGGGAAGGCTCGTCGACGCCGCTCGAGGCGGACGGCACCAGCACGCCGCGGACCGAGATCCGGTCGCGGTGGGACGCGAACGGCTCGAATGAAAGCAGGAGCTCGGCGGAGCGGGCCAGGTCGTCGCGGAAGGTGGAGGCCTCGCCTGCGGTGTAACCCTCGCCGACGATCGCGATGTCGAGAGCGTGGCCGGGATCTCCGCCGAGGTGAGCCTCGACGATGATGGCGCCCGGCGCGGGAGGCTCGACGGCGATCTCGAGCGGGGTGGGCTGGATGGGATGCCGGAGCAGCTCGACCGCCGGCGATC from Thermoanaerobaculales bacterium includes the following:
- a CDS encoding DUF1820 family protein, translated to MTDATIYRITFVNRGEVYEIYARRVTQGGMFGFVEVEELLFGERSKLLIDSSEERLKSEFEGVRRIFIPLHSVVRVDEVDKAGRGRISSSEGTVTSFPLPYAPPGKKPKKE
- a CDS encoding M64 family metallopeptidase — encoded protein: MRTTVLLAALLVISNATAAEGPPSAAFEATFDDATLRVDFYQVGNATTELVSLDRLIRQGPWAGPRSGLVDPFGLGRYAIELRELAGDRLLYERGFDSYFGEYRTTEAARGGAVRAYHNSMLVPMPRVPAAIVISARPAGSPAVELLRHPIQPTPLEIAVEPPAPGAIIVEAHLGGDPGHALDIAIVGEGYTAGEASTFRDDLARSAELLLSFEPFASHRDRISVRGVLVPSASSGVDEPSRGRFRSTAVGATFDSLGSERYLLTEDNRALRDVAANVPYDVLIVMVNHDRYGGGGIYNAYCTFTAHSSWRDYLLLHELGHSFAGLADEYYTSDVAYSEFYPPGTEPAERNITALLSPGGLKWRELVDDGTPTPTPWDKGAFDAASKRYEERRAELNELIARASQAGDPEGVVAGFEQEQERLATDHTEAARRALAAEPFAGKVGAFEGAGYASSGLYRPMLDCLMFRRGVQPFCRVCQRAVADTIRHYTGGQPGDGHR